CACCTTCCGTCGCCGGCGGTCGTAGAGCCGGGTGGTCCGCGGGTCGGCGTGGCCGGCCAGGTGCTGCACGTCCTCCAGCGGTAGTTCTGCTCCAGCAGGTCGGTGACCGTCGCCACGCGGAACGAGTGGGGCGAGAACTGCCCCGGCAGGCCCGCCGCCCTCAGCCGCCGCTTCATCATCCGGCAGATGTCGATGCCGCTCATCGCCTTGGCGGTCAGCTTCTTCGTGCGGCGGAACGCCGGCCGGAAGAGGGGGCTCTCGGTGATCCCGGCGGCCTCGATGTAGGCGAGCAGGAGTCGCTCCAGGTCGTGGCGCACGGGGATCTCCCGCGCCTTGCCGCCCTTCTCGGCGAACCGCAGGGAATACTGCGTCCCGTCGTGCCGGAGGCCCTTGAGGGTCAGCTTGGCCACGGCGCCCACCCGGGCGGCGGTGTAGATCAGCACGGCGATGATCGCCCGATCCCTCATGCCCACGATGTCCGACGCGTCGATCGACTTCAGCAGGTCGCGGGCCTGCTTGGTGCCGATCTCGGGCGTCTTGCCCTCGACGGTCGAGTAGCGCTCGGCCCGAACCGAGGCGGCCGGATTGAGGATGACGACGTGGCGGACGACCAGGACGTCGAAGAACTTCCTCAGGGCCGCGAGGCGGAGCTTCTTGGTCGGGGTCGCAAGCTGAAGGCCGGCGAGGTAGTCGCCGACGTGGCCGGGGGTGATCCGGACGAGCGGAAGCTGCCGGTCGGGGTGGTCGCACCAGCCGAGGAAGTCGCGCACGGCGTGGGTGTAGTTCCGCAGGGCCAGCGCACACTAACATGTTAACGCAGCAATGACTTCCATCAGAAACGTGTCGCTCCAGCCGCAGCCGCGGCGCTTCATGGCCAGGCTCTGTCGCCGGTCGGGGTGCTGCTTGAGGAGCGACAATGTGAAGCGATACAGCCAGGTGATGTTCGCCCCCAGCACCCGCTGGCGGACCCGCGAGTCATCCTCCCGGAACGTCACGTCGAGCGACCAATGGCACGCGTTCTCCACGGACCAGTGGCCCCGCACCGCGCGGGCGAACTGCTCCGCGTCCACCGGCAGGCTGCTGAGGTAGTAGCGAATCTCAATGCTCTCTTCGCCTCCCTTCACCCGCCGCGACGTCACGACGCCGACCGACCTCAGCCCCTTCCACTCCGCCCGGCCGGGCAGGGCCGCCGGCGCTGGCAGGTGCAGGTAGGTCCGGTGCTCCTCGCGACCGTGCCCGCGCTCGCTCGTCGTCAGCTCCTCGGCCCCCTTGAGATCCCCCTCCAGCTGTTCGTCGATGTGCTCGATGACCGCCCGATGCAGCGCCTCGTGGTTCCCCTTCAGGGCCAACACGTAGTCGGCCTTGCCGCGGACTACCTCCTCGGCGATCACCTTCTGCGCCCCCATCGCGTCGATCGTCACTACCCCGCCGCGGACGTCGATCCGCCTCAGCAGCTCGGGGATGGCCGTGATCTCGTTCGACTTCTCGCCGCACACCTCCTGTCCCAGCGCCAGGCCGTACTCGCCGGCCCAGGCGGTGACGATGTGCAGCGGGCCGAGGCCCTCCTTCGCGTCGCGGCTGCGGCGGGCCGTCTTGCCGTCGATGGCGACGACCGGCCGATCGACGCCGGTCGTGGCGATGGCCTCGTCGCGGAGGCGGGCGATCCAGGCGTTGAAGGCGGCCTCGAAGGCCGCGGGCTTGAGCGTCATCAGGATGCGGCGGAGGACATCCTTGCCGGGGATGCCGCGCGGCAGGTCGAGGAGGTCCATCAGGAGCCCCTCTTTGAGCTTCGCCCAGCGGGCGATGGCGGTGGGCCCGGCGGCGCCGGCGAGGACGGCCAAGACAGCGATGACCAGGACGCTGGGCAGCGGATGCCGGCGGTTGATGTGGGAGCGGGGATCTTCCAGCATCGCGAACGATGCCACGATCTCGTCGAGCTTGCTGCGGGTGCCCGCCATCGCCGACCTCCGGCCACCGGGTCTGGTTCACGACACGGTGGACGGTATACCCGGGCAGCGGGGCGGGCGCAAGGCCGCAGAGCTTGCCGGATTGTTATAGAAGTGCGCGCTGGCCCTGTGTAGTTCCGGCGGGTGTAGGCGTTGGCGATCTGGCCCTTGAAGAACTCGTCCCAGGCGAACTCGGCCCCGGGGCCCGCGGCGGCGACGATCGCCGGCGGCGGCCCGGCCGGGTCGTCGGCCCGGCGGCGTCGGGCGGGCGCCCGGTCGTGTCCCGGGTGCAGAACAATCTCGGTCGAATCGCTCATCGTGGATGGGCCCCATGCTCCGATGTT
The Tautonia plasticadhaerens DNA segment above includes these coding regions:
- a CDS encoding tyrosine-type recombinase/integrase, translated to MRDFLGWCDHPDRQLPLVRITPGHVGDYLAGLQLATPTKKLRLAALRKFFDVLVVRHVVILNPAASVRAERYSTVEGKTPEIGTKQARDLLKSIDASDIVGMRDRAIIAVLIYTAARVGAVAKLTLKGLRHDGTQYSLRFAEKGGKAREIPVRHDLERLLLAYIEAAGITESPLFRPAFRRTKKLTAKAMSGIDICRMMKRRLRAAGLPGQFSPHSFRVATVTDLLEQNYRWRTCSTWPATPTRGPPGSTTAGDGR
- a CDS encoding ISAs1 family transposase, translated to MAGTRSKLDEIVASFAMLEDPRSHINRRHPLPSVLVIAVLAVLAGAAGPTAIARWAKLKEGLLMDLLDLPRGIPGKDVLRRILMTLKPAAFEAAFNAWIARLRDEAIATTGVDRPVVAIDGKTARRSRDAKEGLGPLHIVTAWAGEYGLALGQEVCGEKSNEITAIPELLRRIDVRGGVVTIDAMGAQKVIAEEVVRGKADYVLALKGNHEALHRAVIEHIDEQLEGDLKGAEELTTSERGHGREEHRTYLHLPAPAALPGRAEWKGLRSVGVVTSRRVKGGEESIEIRYYLSSLPVDAEQFARAVRGHWSVENACHWSLDVTFREDDSRVRQRVLGANITWLYRFTLSLLKQHPDRRQSLAMKRRGCGWSDTFLMEVIAALTC